The following proteins come from a genomic window of bacterium:
- a CDS encoding fumarylacetoacetate hydrolase family protein, which produces MKIFRIKYKGREHWSVEDEKGGLILCEGSPFAKLDKTGPAVKKEDVRILPPSAPSKIVAVGLNYTDHAKELDMATPSEPVIFLKPLTAVIGHEDNIVYPSMSGRVDYEAEMGIIIKKEISHADEKTAKAGILGFCCANDITARDLQKIDGQWTRAKSFDTFCPFGPCCSTDINPDSLSIKLRRNGKILQNSNTSNFIFKTGYVVSFISKIMTLRPGDVILTGTPAGVGPVEKNDILEVEIENIGVLRNKVI; this is translated from the coding sequence ATGAAAATATTCAGGATAAAGTATAAAGGCCGTGAGCATTGGAGCGTAGAGGATGAAAAAGGCGGGCTTATCCTGTGCGAAGGTTCCCCGTTCGCGAAATTGGATAAAACCGGCCCGGCGGTAAAAAAAGAGGATGTAAGAATATTGCCTCCTTCCGCGCCTTCGAAGATTGTGGCGGTCGGGCTTAATTATACGGACCACGCGAAGGAATTGGATATGGCTACACCTTCGGAACCTGTTATTTTCCTGAAGCCTTTGACCGCGGTTATAGGCCATGAGGACAATATCGTGTATCCGTCAATGTCCGGAAGAGTGGACTATGAGGCCGAAATGGGAATAATCATCAAAAAAGAAATATCGCATGCGGATGAAAAAACCGCGAAAGCCGGCATCCTGGGCTTTTGCTGCGCCAATGATATTACGGCAAGAGACCTGCAGAAGATAGACGGGCAGTGGACAAGAGCAAAATCTTTCGATACTTTTTGCCCTTTCGGGCCCTGTTGTTCGACGGATATTAACCCGGACAGCCTGTCTATAAAACTCAGGCGTAACGGTAAGATTCTTCAGAATTCAAACACTTCAAATTTTATTTTTAAGACAGGTTATGTGGTAAGTTTTATATCGAAAATAATGACACTCCGCCCGGGGGATGTGATTTTAACGGGCACTCCCGCGGGTGTAGGCCCTGTCGAAAAAAATGATATACTTGAGGTTGAAATAGAAAATATAGGCGTGCTCAGGAATAAGGTCATATAG
- a CDS encoding RluA family pseudouridine synthase produces MKTLSLNADIESSGKRIDKFLSEKMPDCSRNFIKKLIEDGCVSVNGLSCRPSRKMVPGQVVTVNIPEKKPLRIIPRDIPVDIKYQDEDIIVIDKPAGLVVHPVPGNYDNTLVNALMYHIGNLSGINGVIRPGIVHRLDKDTSGLMVIAKNDKAHNDLAEQFKCRKVIKEYYAIVFGRVIIPEFDINLPIGRSKYDRKKMAVVPGGKQARTGFRLLKRWNSYSMVSARLFTGRTHQIRVHLANEGFPILGDRVYAGSRTHKVGDITVSRQMLHAAGLEFDLPSTGEKIRFQSSLPGDMSSIIGYLDAELMGKK; encoded by the coding sequence ATGAAGACACTTTCTTTAAACGCGGATATTGAAAGTTCGGGAAAGAGAATCGACAAGTTCCTCTCTGAAAAGATGCCCGATTGTTCAAGAAATTTTATAAAAAAACTGATAGAGGATGGATGTGTTTCTGTAAACGGCCTGTCCTGCAGGCCGAGCCGGAAAATGGTTCCGGGCCAGGTTGTGACAGTCAATATCCCCGAAAAGAAGCCCCTTCGGATAATTCCCAGAGACATACCTGTTGATATAAAGTATCAGGATGAAGATATTATAGTCATTGATAAACCCGCAGGCCTGGTCGTGCATCCCGTTCCCGGAAATTATGATAATACGCTTGTTAATGCCCTGATGTATCATATAGGGAACCTCTCCGGGATAAACGGTGTTATAAGGCCGGGTATCGTGCATCGCCTTGATAAAGACACGTCAGGTCTGATGGTCATAGCTAAAAATGATAAAGCGCATAATGATCTTGCAGAGCAGTTCAAATGCAGGAAAGTAATCAAGGAATACTATGCGATTGTATTCGGCCGGGTTATAATTCCGGAGTTTGATATCAACCTTCCTATAGGAAGGTCTAAATACGACAGGAAGAAAATGGCTGTTGTCCCGGGCGGAAAACAGGCCCGTACCGGATTCAGGTTATTAAAGAGATGGAATAGTTATTCCATGGTCTCGGCCCGGCTCTTTACGGGAAGGACTCACCAGATAAGAGTCCATCTTGCCAATGAAGGGTTTCCCATTCTCGGCGACAGGGTCTATGCCGGATCAAGAACGCATAAGGTGGGGGATATTACGGTTTCAAGGCAGATGCTGCATGCCGCCGGCCTTGAATTTGATTTGCCTTCCACCGGGGAAAAAATTCGCTTTCAGTCATCGCTTCCCGGAGATATGAGTAGTATAATAGGATATCTGGACGCTGAACTTATGGGAAAAAAATGA
- the lgt gene encoding prolipoprotein diacylglyceryl transferase, which translates to MYPVLFKFGDISVYSYGLMLSLAFLAAIYAAARRARSININSQVILDLGLVVILSGIIGARIFFILLNLDFYINNPAQIIRLDKGGLAVFGGVLFSMVTVSVFCRIRKINVWDIADVIAPSLALGQAIGRIGCFLNGCCWGTPTNLPCGVIFRHKEIMPEELQGIPLHPVQLYNSFLNLMIFFILARIFSKRRSKGEVFAFYLILHPFMRFWTEFLRGDNGKAFFNLTVFQLVSIFLCVSGIAMLCVVKSKKSFYI; encoded by the coding sequence ATGTATCCTGTGTTGTTTAAATTCGGCGATATTTCGGTTTATTCTTACGGGTTGATGCTCTCGCTGGCTTTTCTGGCGGCTATCTATGCCGCGGCGCGGCGCGCCAGGAGCATTAACATCAACAGCCAGGTAATTCTCGACCTGGGGCTTGTTGTTATCCTGTCCGGAATAATAGGGGCAAGGATATTCTTCATATTGCTTAACCTTGATTTTTATATTAATAACCCCGCGCAGATTATCAGGCTTGATAAAGGCGGGCTTGCCGTTTTCGGCGGTGTCCTGTTTTCCATGGTTACCGTGTCTGTTTTTTGCCGTATCAGGAAAATCAATGTATGGGATATCGCAGATGTGATCGCTCCCTCGCTTGCCCTCGGGCAGGCTATCGGAAGGATAGGATGTTTTTTGAACGGGTGCTGCTGGGGGACTCCTACAAACCTGCCGTGCGGAGTGATATTCAGGCATAAGGAAATTATGCCGGAAGAATTACAGGGCATACCGCTTCATCCGGTCCAGTTGTATAATTCCTTTCTGAACCTGATGATTTTTTTTATTTTAGCCCGGATTTTCAGCAAGAGGAGGTCGAAAGGCGAAGTCTTCGCTTTTTACCTGATTCTGCATCCTTTTATGAGGTTCTGGACCGAATTTCTGCGGGGGGATAACGGAAAGGCCTTTTTCAACCTTACGGTTTTTCAGCTGGTAAGTATATTCCTTTGTGTTTCGGGTATTGCGATGCTGTGCGTTGTTAAATCAAAAAAATCTTTTTACATATAG
- the lspA gene encoding signal peptidase II yields the protein MFKEKDSPEKGCDYIKDLNEKPVKISKRIILFLFIIVSVMLFDQVTKAVAVSWFEKTLPAYNPESILSIIIVKNTGAAFGIFKDIPFVRNIFIILSLAALSAVFFFRKSVFKGPFYFMLGISLFAGGTLGNMFDRISRGYVIDFIDVDIPDINIDVFNISLERWPAFNVADSCICIGTFLILVYLWKYEAKEPSLKGQ from the coding sequence ATGTTTAAAGAAAAAGATAGCCCGGAAAAAGGCTGTGATTACATAAAAGACTTGAATGAAAAACCGGTAAAAATCTCTAAAAGAATAATCCTTTTTCTTTTTATAATTGTTTCTGTCATGCTGTTTGACCAGGTGACGAAAGCCGTTGCGGTTTCGTGGTTCGAAAAAACCCTGCCGGCATACAACCCCGAAAGCATTTTATCGATAATAATAGTTAAAAACACGGGCGCGGCGTTCGGAATCTTCAAAGACATACCTTTTGTCAGAAATATTTTTATTATTCTGTCTTTGGCCGCCCTTTCCGCTGTTTTTTTCTTCAGGAAGTCTGTTTTTAAAGGCCCTTTTTATTTTATGCTCGGAATATCTCTTTTTGCCGGGGGGACTTTAGGCAATATGTTCGACAGGATAAGCAGGGGTTATGTAATTGATTTTATAGATGTTGATATCCCTGATATTAATATAGATGTTTTCAATATATCTCTCGAAAGATGGCCCGCTTTTAATGTAGCGGATTCCTGTATCTGTATCGGTACTTTTCTGATACTTGTGTATTTGTGGAAGTATGAGGCGAAAGAGCCTTCTCTGAAAGGTCAATAA
- a CDS encoding TraR/DksA C4-type zinc finger protein, which translates to MAKLTKKDIEQYKKKLLEEQARITGDVSSMEKQILNNSQRDSSGDLSGYSMHLADMGSDNFEREFTLDLMKKEQEILYEIQDAIERIENGTFGKCEMCGQDINKTRLKARAYARYCVECKENLEKKKK; encoded by the coding sequence ATGGCAAAGCTGACAAAAAAAGACATTGAACAGTATAAGAAAAAACTGCTTGAAGAACAGGCCAGGATCACCGGCGATGTGTCTTCCATGGAAAAACAAATTCTTAATAATTCCCAAAGGGATTCTTCGGGTGATTTGTCCGGTTACTCAATGCATCTCGCGGATATGGGTTCCGACAATTTTGAAAGAGAGTTTACCCTTGACCTTATGAAAAAGGAACAGGAAATACTATATGAGATACAGGATGCCATTGAGCGCATAGAAAACGGCACGTTCGGTAAATGCGAGATGTGCGGTCAGGATATAAATAAAACCAGGTTGAAAGCGCGGGCTTATGCCAGATATTGCGTCGAATGCAAAGAAAACCTGGAGAAAAAGAAGAAATAA
- the ileS gene encoding isoleucine--tRNA ligase, whose amino-acid sequence MEYKNTVNLPKTDFPMKAGLSKKEPDILQKWNKLDIYNEVLSGLREKPAFILHDGPPYANGDIHLGHALNKILKDIIVKYKSMRGFRSPYVPGWDCHGLPVEHQLFKNLGISKNEISQAEFRKKARAYAVNFAEIQSGQFQRLGVFGDWNHPYYTLDPEYETSILDSFAELADKGYVYKGLKPIYWCGKCETALAEAEVEYSDKKSPSVFVKFKADRQVSEFIGVKKDVYFVIWTTTPWTLPANLAIALHPSFSYGAYEAGKEIWIIATELSDAFFRKTGLAPGLIKTFKGVELEGKKAKHPFIDRDSDVVLADYVTLEQGTGCVHTAPGHGQEDYVTGLRYGLDIYSPVDEKGCFDKGVKHFAGKNVFSANKDIIELMREKNVLVLSEEVEHSYPHCWRCKGPVIFRATEQWFVNVDHKDLRKKTLDYVKNVKWLPAYGQNRISSMLENRPDWCLSRQRYWGVPIPVFYCKKCRKAVLSKKVINHVTSLMRKNGGCDIWFEWDAGKLLPENTRCECGSGEFVKEQDILDVWFESGVSHTAVIKQRKELDYPADLYLEGSDQHRGWFQSSLLTAGALYGNSPYKTVLTHGFTIDEEGRKMSKSLGNVVDPLKVIEERGADILRLWVSSVDYTMDVALSEHILKQISDSYRRIRNTFRYLLGNISDFNILSDRVDYRKLTPVDKWALNRLAALIQNSALAYDNFDFCRVYHQVHNFCAVDMSSFYLDILKDRMYTFKSDSAERRSSQTVMYEILVSLSMVLAPILSFTCEEVWGYIDVADKHPSVHMNNWPAYDPEWINGEIESDWTKLINVKAEVDKLLEEMRKDKLIGNSLQAKAVLYAEDKELERVLRDYLDVLKMVFIVSEVEVKGFSERKGSKAGDIKGLEVKIEKAEGLKCVRCWNYSKTVGTVKEHPEICERCFKVITGD is encoded by the coding sequence ATGGAATATAAAAATACAGTTAATCTTCCCAAAACAGACTTTCCCATGAAGGCGGGTTTGTCGAAAAAAGAACCTGATATCCTTCAAAAATGGAACAAACTGGATATATACAATGAGGTGCTTTCCGGCTTGAGGGAAAAGCCTGCTTTTATCCTGCACGACGGTCCTCCTTACGCGAACGGCGATATTCATCTCGGGCACGCCCTTAATAAAATATTAAAGGATATAATCGTTAAGTATAAAAGCATGAGAGGATTCAGAAGCCCCTACGTGCCCGGATGGGACTGCCATGGGCTGCCTGTCGAACATCAGTTGTTTAAGAATCTGGGCATATCAAAAAATGAAATTTCTCAGGCGGAATTCAGGAAAAAGGCCCGCGCGTACGCCGTGAATTTTGCCGAAATCCAGTCCGGCCAGTTTCAGCGTCTCGGAGTTTTCGGAGACTGGAATCACCCGTATTACACGCTTGATCCCGAATATGAAACGAGCATTCTCGATTCATTTGCCGAATTGGCTGACAAAGGTTATGTTTATAAAGGCTTAAAACCGATTTACTGGTGCGGAAAATGTGAAACTGCCCTGGCTGAAGCGGAAGTGGAATATTCCGATAAGAAATCTCCTTCGGTTTTTGTTAAATTTAAAGCGGACAGGCAGGTTTCCGAATTCATAGGCGTAAAAAAAGACGTGTATTTTGTTATCTGGACAACCACTCCCTGGACTTTGCCGGCGAACCTGGCAATAGCTTTACATCCGTCTTTTTCATACGGGGCGTATGAAGCGGGTAAAGAAATCTGGATTATAGCAACCGAACTCTCGGATGCATTCTTCAGGAAAACCGGTTTGGCTCCCGGATTAATTAAGACTTTTAAAGGGGTTGAACTTGAAGGCAAAAAAGCAAAACATCCATTCATAGACAGGGATTCGGATGTTGTTCTTGCCGATTATGTGACTCTTGAACAGGGAACCGGATGTGTGCATACCGCGCCGGGCCACGGACAGGAAGATTATGTTACAGGGTTAAGATACGGGCTTGATATATATTCTCCCGTTGACGAAAAGGGATGTTTTGACAAAGGGGTAAAGCATTTTGCCGGTAAAAATGTGTTCAGCGCGAATAAAGATATCATAGAGTTGATGAGAGAAAAGAATGTTCTGGTCCTGTCTGAAGAGGTTGAACATTCGTATCCTCACTGCTGGAGGTGCAAAGGCCCGGTCATTTTCAGGGCTACGGAACAGTGGTTTGTCAATGTGGACCATAAGGATTTGCGGAAGAAGACGCTTGATTATGTAAAAAACGTAAAATGGCTGCCCGCGTACGGACAGAACAGAATATCATCTATGCTGGAAAACAGGCCTGACTGGTGTCTGTCACGCCAGAGATACTGGGGTGTCCCTATCCCTGTTTTTTACTGCAAAAAATGCAGGAAGGCCGTATTGTCAAAAAAAGTAATCAACCATGTCACTTCACTGATGAGAAAAAACGGAGGTTGTGATATCTGGTTTGAGTGGGATGCCGGCAAACTTCTTCCTGAAAATACCAGATGTGAATGCGGTTCCGGGGAATTTGTTAAAGAGCAGGATATCCTTGATGTCTGGTTTGAATCCGGAGTAAGCCATACGGCTGTTATTAAACAACGCAAAGAACTTGATTACCCCGCGGATCTTTACCTTGAAGGTTCCGACCAGCACAGGGGATGGTTTCAGAGTTCATTGCTGACTGCCGGAGCGCTTTATGGAAATTCGCCTTATAAAACAGTGCTGACACACGGTTTTACCATAGATGAAGAAGGAAGGAAAATGTCAAAATCACTGGGGAATGTTGTTGACCCCTTAAAAGTCATAGAAGAACGCGGCGCCGATATCCTGCGGCTTTGGGTTTCGTCAGTCGATTATACGATGGATGTCGCCCTGTCCGAGCATATCCTCAAGCAGATATCTGATTCCTATAGAAGAATCAGGAACACATTCCGCTATTTACTGGGCAATATTTCCGATTTTAATATCTTGTCGGACAGGGTGGATTACAGGAAACTCACGCCTGTTGACAAGTGGGCATTGAACAGGCTTGCCGCGCTTATTCAAAATTCAGCGCTCGCTTATGACAATTTTGATTTTTGCCGGGTTTATCATCAGGTCCATAATTTTTGCGCTGTTGATATGAGTTCTTTTTATCTTGATATTCTTAAAGACAGGATGTACACTTTCAAATCAGATTCGGCGGAACGACGTTCATCTCAGACGGTAATGTATGAAATTCTCGTCAGTCTTTCTATGGTTCTTGCGCCGATTCTTTCATTTACCTGTGAAGAAGTGTGGGGATATATCGATGTTGCCGATAAACACCCCAGCGTTCATATGAACAACTGGCCGGCGTATGATCCGGAATGGATAAACGGGGAAATCGAGTCTGATTGGACAAAACTGATAAATGTTAAGGCGGAAGTCGATAAATTACTTGAGGAGATGAGGAAAGATAAGCTGATTGGCAATTCTCTTCAGGCAAAAGCGGTATTATATGCTGAAGATAAAGAGCTGGAACGTGTTCTGCGCGATTATCTCGATGTGCTGAAGATGGTTTTCATAGTTTCCGAAGTGGAAGTAAAAGGCTTCAGTGAAAGAAAGGGCTCTAAAGCGGGGGATATAAAAGGGCTGGAAGTGAAAATCGAGAAGGCGGAAGGTTTAAAATGTGTCAGATGCTGGAACTACAGCAAAACAGTCGGAACAGTAAAAGAACATCCGGAAATATGTGAAAGGTGCTTTAAGGTTATAACAGGCGACTAA
- a CDS encoding DUF167 domain-containing protein: MTYYKKTADGFLIEAKIVTRSSKSSIAGVLGEKLKICLKSPPVEGRANDELTALIAKRLGLSRKYVVIVRGRACSNKKIIIKTVNENLLKSLL, encoded by the coding sequence ATGACTTATTATAAAAAGACGGCCGATGGTTTTTTGATTGAAGCTAAAATTGTGACGCGCTCTTCCAAATCGTCAATTGCGGGTGTCCTGGGTGAAAAACTTAAAATATGCCTTAAATCTCCGCCCGTTGAAGGCAGGGCAAATGATGAATTGACGGCGCTGATAGCAAAAAGACTCGGGCTTTCCAGAAAATATGTTGTAATTGTCAGAGGCAGAGCTTGTTCCAACAAGAAAATAATTATTAAAACAGTGAATGAAAACCTGTTGAAATCACTCCTGTAA
- a CDS encoding YggT family protein, which yields METIFDAYCFILFLRFIIPFTGQMYFNPAFGFLVKITDPVIRFVRHMLFNRLSRLLPLFAMIMVFLLKILWLIAEMKTVSYSGGSPSAAAVITRGFNGAVSFFFIIYFVSSALYCIESFRNAYDNISRILKDLIQPIARISGRYFEKDSAKAVSAFLSVLIIFFIFKLLIINSFFSFETGRFAFNAASVYGALISTIADIIKIFRIYTALIFIRIIVSWFIVSYQNLLFAFLFNVTEPYLSIFRKFGLFAGPIDFSPMAAIFVIWIITGLLQKLMLLAHGAI from the coding sequence ATGGAAACAATATTTGATGCATATTGCTTTATTCTTTTCCTGAGGTTTATTATACCTTTTACAGGACAGATGTACTTCAATCCGGCGTTTGGTTTTCTGGTTAAGATAACGGATCCGGTTATCAGGTTTGTCAGGCATATGCTGTTTAACCGGTTATCAAGGCTGCTGCCTCTTTTCGCCATGATCATGGTCTTTCTGCTGAAAATACTCTGGCTTATTGCGGAGATGAAAACCGTGTCTTATTCCGGGGGCAGTCCGTCCGCCGCCGCTGTGATAACAAGAGGGTTTAACGGCGCGGTTTCTTTTTTCTTTATAATATATTTTGTGTCTTCGGCGTTGTATTGTATCGAAAGTTTCAGAAATGCCTATGATAACATTTCAAGGATACTTAAAGACCTTATACAGCCTATCGCCAGGATTTCAGGCAGATATTTTGAAAAAGATTCCGCAAAGGCTGTATCGGCTTTTTTGTCCGTTCTTATTATATTTTTTATTTTTAAACTTCTTATCATAAATAGTTTCTTTTCCTTCGAAACGGGAAGATTTGCTTTTAATGCCGCTTCTGTATACGGAGCCCTGATTTCGACCATAGCGGATATAATAAAGATTTTCAGGATTTACACCGCGCTTATTTTTATCAGGATAATCGTTTCATGGTTTATTGTATCGTACCAGAACCTTCTTTTTGCTTTTCTTTTTAACGTGACTGAGCCGTATCTTTCCATTTTCAGGAAGTTCGGCTTGTTCGCGGGCCCGATAGATTTTTCGCCTATGGCGGCGATATTTGTGATATGGATTATAACAGGGCTCCTGCAAAAGCTTATGCTGCTTGCGCACGGTGCCATATGA
- the proC gene encoding pyrroline-5-carboxylate reductase — MKIGIIGTGNMGQAIISRLKGCSLVIYDKDVLKAKKVSKKFGSAVHTCENGKMGEADVIILCVKPQEINSALVSLSKTGLKKKTVISIAAGIKTAALEKALGTVPVIRAMPNTPALVGMGMTAICKGKYAGDADLKKAKNIFLKIGDCVMVEEKDMDAVTAVSGSGPAYVFLFAEELIKAAVKAGLPLKTGELLVKKTFAGAANMMCSGARKLSELRANVTSRGGATEEALKVFQNEKFGEIIKKAVRAAKIKSGKLAKTVNK; from the coding sequence ATGAAAATCGGGATTATAGGGACCGGAAATATGGGACAGGCTATTATCAGCCGATTGAAGGGTTGCAGCCTTGTTATTTATGATAAAGATGTCTTAAAAGCAAAGAAAGTATCGAAAAAATTCGGTTCGGCTGTCCACACGTGTGAAAACGGGAAGATGGGCGAAGCGGATGTTATTATCCTTTGCGTAAAGCCTCAGGAAATAAATAGCGCGCTGGTTTCCCTTTCAAAAACGGGCTTAAAAAAGAAGACTGTCATATCCATAGCCGCCGGAATAAAAACCGCTGCCCTGGAAAAAGCGCTGGGGACGGTCCCGGTTATAAGGGCTATGCCGAATACGCCGGCTTTGGTGGGCATGGGCATGACCGCGATATGCAAAGGCAAGTATGCGGGAGATGCCGACTTGAAAAAGGCGAAGAATATATTTCTGAAGATAGGCGATTGTGTCATGGTCGAGGAGAAAGATATGGACGCGGTAACCGCTGTCAGCGGAAGCGGTCCGGCTTATGTGTTCCTGTTCGCCGAAGAACTTATAAAGGCTGCCGTTAAAGCGGGCCTGCCTTTAAAAACGGGTGAACTGCTTGTTAAGAAAACTTTTGCGGGCGCGGCGAATATGATGTGCTCCGGCGCCCGGAAGCTTTCCGAACTCAGGGCGAATGTCACATCCAGGGGCGGCGCTACGGAAGAGGCGCTGAAGGTTTTTCAGAATGAAAAGTTCGGGGAGATAATAAAAAAGGCTGTCCGGGCGGCAAAAATTAAAAGCGGTAAACTGGCGAAAACCGTCAATAAATAA
- a CDS encoding YggS family pyridoxal phosphate-dependent enzyme — protein MSLSENYLEVKERIALSAAGTGRSADDITLVAVSKKVSADRMMELFGLGHRVFGENRIDEVLEKKPLLPEGMDLHMIGHLQSRKAKDAVGLFDIIQSVDSFKLVKEIDKRSFSAGIKQAILLEVNTSGEKSKFGFTPDELTGCFNEILSFRNVTVSGLMAMAPLSENPDDLRPLFRRTKEYFEGLCAVFPMKYLSMGMSQDYEIAIQEGSNMVRIGTAIFK, from the coding sequence ATGAGTCTGTCTGAAAATTATCTGGAAGTTAAAGAGAGGATTGCTTTGTCCGCGGCAGGGACGGGAAGAAGCGCGGACGATATAACCCTTGTCGCCGTTTCAAAAAAGGTCAGCGCGGACAGGATGATGGAATTATTCGGTTTGGGACACAGGGTTTTCGGGGAAAACAGGATAGATGAAGTTCTTGAAAAAAAACCGCTTTTGCCTGAAGGTATGGACCTGCATATGATAGGCCACCTTCAATCAAGGAAAGCGAAAGATGCGGTTGGATTATTTGATATTATTCAATCCGTTGACTCATTTAAGCTGGTTAAAGAAATCGACAAAAGAAGCTTTTCTGCGGGGATAAAGCAGGCAATACTGCTGGAGGTCAATACTTCCGGCGAAAAGAGCAAATTCGGATTTACCCCTGATGAACTGACAGGTTGTTTTAACGAAATTTTGTCATTTAGAAACGTAACGGTTTCAGGGCTTATGGCCATGGCTCCTTTGTCTGAAAACCCTGACGACCTCAGGCCTCTGTTCAGACGGACAAAAGAATATTTTGAAGGATTATGCGCTGTATTCCCGATGAAGTATTTGTCAATGGGGATGAGCCAGGACTACGAAATAGCTATTCAGGAGGGGTCGAATATGGTCAGGATAGGGACCGCAATATTCAAATAG
- a CDS encoding radical SAM protein, with amino-acid sequence MPWKELSDNRKFLDSETGLPAKKYGDLSVALVYPGDYPAGMSSLGFQLVYRYLNFHNNIRCERAFSNPSRGYSFESGARLSDFNVISFSLSFELQYFEMIKILESAKIPLLSKNRTDKDPLITAGGICVSMNPGPLSEIVDAFWIGDFEDNGYGIYEEILNSKGKKRKDVLSALSGIDGCFVPLADPGKKCELRKADISGLRNLCSCFISPKAQFNMWLVEVARGCNWNCRFCLIKWLCGKSRFRLKEHIIADALEGARKGQKIGLLAPSVLDHPDIEEIMESLVSEKAVFSVSSARVDKLNPRILELFVKGGIKQVTVAPETPDPEKRLRLNKNFDNSVFFESLEKCRQSGIESVKLYFMFGFPFGDGIDFLRDFVKRAAEIVNISVGFSAFVPKPHTPFQWSGMMSRAGLVKTRGDMLDILKKLRLKNISFEDIRISLVQGALSRSGKEMTEFIKGGRISAGDAEKIASREYKPGESLPWANIVSSYGGRLLSEEKDKMLYLK; translated from the coding sequence ATGCCCTGGAAAGAATTATCCGACAACAGGAAATTTCTCGATTCCGAAACAGGTCTTCCCGCCAAAAAATATGGTGATTTGTCTGTCGCTCTGGTCTATCCGGGGGATTATCCCGCCGGCATGAGCAGTCTCGGTTTCCAGTTAGTATACCGTTACCTCAACTTTCATAATAATATAAGGTGCGAACGGGCGTTTTCAAACCCCTCAAGAGGGTATTCGTTTGAAAGCGGCGCCCGTTTATCTGATTTCAATGTTATTTCATTCTCTTTAAGTTTCGAATTGCAGTACTTTGAGATGATAAAAATACTTGAGAGCGCTAAGATCCCGCTGTTGTCAAAAAACAGGACGGATAAGGACCCCCTGATAACCGCGGGAGGTATATGCGTTTCAATGAATCCGGGGCCTTTGAGTGAAATTGTCGATGCTTTCTGGATAGGGGATTTTGAGGATAACGGTTACGGTATTTATGAGGAAATTTTAAATTCAAAAGGGAAAAAGAGAAAAGATGTCCTTTCCGCCCTTTCCGGAATTGACGGATGTTTTGTCCCGCTGGCTGACCCGGGAAAAAAATGTGAATTGCGGAAAGCTGATATTTCCGGCCTCCGCAATTTATGTTCCTGTTTTATTTCCCCGAAGGCGCAGTTTAATATGTGGCTGGTCGAAGTGGCAAGAGGCTGCAATTGGAACTGCAGGTTTTGTCTTATTAAATGGTTATGCGGGAAAAGCAGGTTCAGGCTTAAGGAACATATAATAGCGGATGCCCTTGAAGGCGCAAGAAAGGGTCAAAAAATAGGGCTTTTGGCCCCGTCGGTGCTTGATCATCCGGATATTGAAGAGATAATGGAGTCCCTTGTAAGCGAAAAAGCCGTTTTTTCCGTTTCCAGCGCCCGCGTGGACAAATTAAATCCCCGTATCCTGGAACTTTTTGTGAAAGGCGGGATAAAACAGGTAACGGTTGCTCCCGAAACTCCCGATCCCGAAAAGCGTCTCAGGCTGAATAAAAATTTTGATAACAGTGTATTTTTTGAAAGCCTGGAAAAGTGCCGCCAATCCGGCATTGAGTCTGTCAAACTGTACTTTATGTTCGGGTTTCCCTTCGGAGACGGAATTGATTTTTTGCGCGATTTTGTTAAAAGAGCCGCCGAAATCGTGAATATATCCGTCGGTTTCTCCGCGTTTGTCCCTAAACCGCACACTCCTTTCCAGTGGTCTGGGATGATGTCCCGCGCCGGGCTTGTGAAAACACGCGGTGACATGCTTGATATATTAAAAAAATTGAGACTTAAAAACATTTCTTTCGAAGATATCAGGATTTCTCTTGTTCAGGGCGCTCTTTCAAGGAGCGGGAAGGAGATGACAGAATTTATTAAAGGCGGAAGGATCAGCGCCGGAGATGCCGAAAAGATTGCTTCAAGAGAATACAAACCCGGGGAATCCCTTCCCTGGGCTAATATTGTTTCTTCCTATGGCGGGAGATTATTATCAGAGGAAAAAGATAAAATGTTATATTTGAAATGA